Proteins encoded by one window of Lycium barbarum isolate Lr01 chromosome 11, ASM1917538v2, whole genome shotgun sequence:
- the LOC132619035 gene encoding solanidine UDP-glucose glucosyltransferase 1-like, giving the protein MAAMNNSKHLHVLFLPFLATGHLIPLVNAARLFASRGVNVTILTTPHNALLVQSSINNDVRISGHSISIHTIPFPSAKVGLPEGIESFSAATSPEMPPKIFYGIFLLQKPMEDKIREISPDCIFSDMYFPWTVDIAEELKIPRILFNQSSYTYNSILHNLKVYKPHEQQLKLEANFQGSFLVPGLPDKIEFKLSQLTDDLRKAADDDRTSFDSLLDQVRDSEGRSYCIVHDTFYELEPAYADYYQKIKKTKCWHIGPISHFSSKIRSEELIADVVTAGNSSRNDAVEWLNNQKPKSVLYVSFGTLVRFPEDQISGIAKALESSSVPFIWVVRKDTWLPDGFEERAAKSKKGLMIRGWAPQLTILDHSAVGGFMTHCGWNSVLEAIASGVPMITWPLCSEQFYNEKLVEVVGLGVKVGTEIWNPGLEISCPVVGCGKIKEAIEGLMTTDSEESLKIRQKANAMANLAKNATEEGGSSWNSLTTLIDDIRNFNLSPTMA; this is encoded by the coding sequence ATGGCAGCCATGAATAACAGCAAACACCTCCATGTCCTCTTCCTTCCTTTCTTAGCCACAGGTCATCTCATCCCATTAGTTAACGCAGCCAGACTATTCGCCTCTCGCGGTGTCAATGTCACCATACTCACTACCCCACATAATGCCTTACTTGTCCAATCATCCATCAACAATGACGTCCGAATTTCCGGCCATTCTATCTCTATCCACACTATCCCTTTTCCCTCTGCTAAAGTTGGCTTGCCTGAAGGTATTGAGAGCTTCAGCGCTGCCACGTCACCCGAAATGCCACCTAAAATATTTTACGGCATTTTCCTTCTCCAGAAACCAATGGAAGATAAAATTCGCGAAATAAGTCCCGATTGTATCTTCTCTGATATGTATTTTCCGTGGACCGTTGATATCGCCGAGGAGTTGAAAATCCCTAGGATCTTGTTCAatcagtccagttacacttacaACAGTATTCTCCATAATCTTAAGGTTTACAAGCCTCATGAGCAACAACTCAAACTGGAAGCAAATTTCCAAGGTAGTTTCTTGGTTCCTGGTTTACCAGATAAGATAGAGTTCAAGCTATCGCAACTCACAGATGATCTGAGAAAGGCCGCCGATGATGACAGGACTAGTTTTGATTCACTGCTTGACCAAGTACGAGATTCCGAGGGGCGAAGCTACTGCATTGTTCACGACACTTTTTACGAGCTAGAGCCTGCTTATGCTGACTACTACCAGAAGATAAAGAAAACCAAATGCTGGCATATTGGTCCCATCTCCCATTTTTCTTCCAAAATCCGAAGCGAGGAGCTAATTGCTGACGTCGTCACTGCTGGAAACTCCAGCAGAAACGACGCCGTAGAGTGGTTAAACAACCAGAAGCCTAAATCGGTTCTATACGTCTCTTTCGGGACCCTGGTTAGATTTCCAGAGGACCAAATAAGTGGAATCGCAAAAGCTCTGGAGAGTTCAAGTGTCCCTTTCATATGGGTAGTGAGGAAGGACACGTGGTTGCCGGATGGTTTCGAGGAGAGGGCAGCGAAGAGCAAAAAGGGATTGATGATTAGAGGGTGGGCCCCACAGCTGACCATTTTGGACCATTCAGCCGTAGGAGGATTCATGACTCATTGTGGTTGGAATTCGGTCCTTGAAGCCATCGCTAGTGGGGTCCCAATGATAACGTGGCCACTCTGCTCCGAGCAATTCTACAACGAGAAGCTTGTGGAGGTTGTGGGGTTGGGAGTCAAAGTGGGGACAGAGATATGGAACCCTGGTCTTGAGATCTCGTGTCCTGTAGTAGGCTGTGGAAAGATTAAAGAAGCAATAGAGGGACTTATGACGACTGATTCAGAGGAAAGCCTGAAAATTAGGCAGAAAGCTAACGCCATGGCAAATTTGGCTAAGAATGCAACAGAAGAAGGTGGATCTTCATGGAACAGTCTCACGACGTTGATTGACGATATTAGGAATTTTAATTTGTCACCGACTATGGCTTAA